The genomic DNA GTGGAGCGTTGTTAACGTAAAACTTAACATAAAATCATCCATGACAGGATGAAGAAAATGGGAGATAGAAATTTTATACAGCCGTAAAAAGCATTGATTTAGTGTAATTTGTAGGTTTTTTGGGTAACTAATCAAACATATCCGTAGATTTTGCCGAAAAAATGTGCTGTTTGGATAGTTAACCTTAACCTCGGCGGAGTGCCTCTAACGGCAGTATCGTTATTGAGTAATCAAAACATAAGAGTGAAAAGGTATTAAAAATAATAAGGATACGAACTTGATGATAATAGCTATTACAAAGTTGTAGGCAGAATTATATTTTTATAGGGAAGGAGTTTTTGTTATATAATAAGAAGCTTGGGAGGGGTTCCCGAGCGGTCAAAGGGACCAGACTGTAAATCTGGCGGCTCAGCCTTCGCAGGTTCGAATCCTGCCCCCTCCACCGCAAGGAACTTCCTTTTGAAAGAAAATTTATTGTGAATCAAATTATAGATGAAACAGCAAGTTATCAAGGATGTGTTGGCGCAACGGTCGTTTGTTGGCGGGTGTAGCTCAATGGTAGAGCGTAAGCCTTCCAAGCTTGATGTGAGGGTTCGATTCCCTTCACCCGCTCCAGATAGTGGCGCTCGCCATGTCGGCCCATGTAGCTCAGTGGTAGAGCGTTCCCTTGGTAAGGGAGAGGTCGCCAGTTCAATCCTGGCTATGGGCACCATGTGGAAGTTGATGAGGCTGAGGCTTGAGAAGTTGATGAAATCAGCCGCTGTTAAAATGTTATTGACGGGTCGGATACACCGACCGTTCATTGTTTTCCATATTTTGTGAGGAGAAAGAAAGATGGCAAAAGATAAATTTGAACGAACAAAGCCGCATTTGAATGTAGGCACGATAGGTCATGTAGATCACGGAAAGACAACACTGACGGCGGCGTTGACGACGATATTGTCTAAAGAGTATGGCGGTGAGGCGCGTGGTTATGACCAGATAGATAATGCTCCAGAAGAGAAAGCGAGAGGGATAACGATTAATACGTCGCACGTAGAGTATGAAACGGCAAATCGTCACTATGCTCATGTGGATTGCCCGGGTCACGCAGATTATGTAAAAAACATGATAACAGGAGCGGCGCAGATGGATGCGGCGATATTGGTGGTGAGTGCTGCTGATGGTCCGATGCCACAAACGCGCGAGCACATATTGTTGGCTCGTCAGGTTGGTGTGCCGCGTATTGTGGTGTATTTAAATAAAGCGGATATGGTGGATGATGAGGAATTATTAGAATTGGTAGAAATAGAAGTGCGGGAGTTGTTGACGAAATACGAATTTCCTGGAGATGACACTCCGATAGTTACCGGTTCAGCGTTGAGAGCTTTGGAAGGTGAGGATAGTGATATAGGTTTGGGTTCAATTCGGAAATTAGCGGAAGCATTAGATACGTATATTGAAGAGCCGGAGCGAGCGGTAGACGGTGCATTTTTAATGCCAGTAGAAGACGTATTTTCTATATCGGGTCGTGGAACGGTGGTGACCGGTCGGATAGATCGTGGGAAGATTAAGGTAGGAGAAGAAATAGAGATAGTAGGGATACGAGATACGGCAAAGACGATATGTACGGGAGTGGAGATGTTTCGTAAGCTGTTGGATGACGGTCAGGCGGGCGATAACGTAGGCTTGTTGTTACGAGGGACGAAGCGAGAAGAGGTAGAGCGAGGCCAGGTGATGGCGAAGCCGGGTAGTATTCTGCCGCACAAGAAGTTTGAGGCGGAAGTGTATGTATTGAACAAGGAAGAAGGTGGTCGCCACACTCCATTTTTCCAGGGATACAGCCCACAGTTTTATTTTCGGACGACGGATGTGACAGGAGCGGTGAGGTTGAAAGAGGGAGTAGATATGGTGGTTCCGGGAGACAACGTATCGTTAACGGCGGAGTTGATAACGTCAGTCGCGATGGAAGAAGGTTTGCGTTTTGCGATACGGGAAGGTGGCAAGACCGTGGGTGCTGGTGTCGTTACTAAAATCTTGGAATAATGCGGATGAATAAAAAACAGGCCAATAGCTCAATCGGTAGAGCGACGGTCTCCAAAACCGTAGGTTGGGGGTTCGATTCCCTCTTGGCCTGCCGTGGGATATTATGACATCGGCGGAAAAAATTAAGCTGTGGGCGTCTGCCGTTTTGGTAATTGGCTCCGTTTATGTTGCCGGCTATGAAATTAGTTCAGGTCAAGCGGCAGCACGTGTTGGTGTTTTGACTGTTGGATTGATGTTGGCTGCGACGTTAGTTGGTTTTTCCGATTCGGGGAAGGCGTTTTTTGCATTTGCGCGTTCTGCTGGTGTGGAAGTGCGCAAGGTGATTTGGCCTTCACGACAAGAAACGGTGAGAACTACCGGTGTAGTAGTGATGTTGGTTAGTCTTGTGATGCTGTTTTTGTGGGTAGTTGATTTTATTTTAAGTAAAATGTTGGATATTTTGGCACGCTAATGAATGATATCGCTGAAAATATTGTTGAGAAAAAATGGTATGCTGTGCAGGTTTTAGTCGGTTACGAAAAATCTGTAAGAGAGAACCTTCTGGAGCGTATTGATCAACACGATCTTGGTGGCTACTTTGGCGATGTTTTGTTGCCGGTAGAAAATACCTTGGAAATTCGCCAAGGAAAAAAGAAAATGACCGAGCGAAAATTGTATCCGGGATATTTGTTTTTGGAAATGTGTATGATTCCTGAGTGTTGGCATTTGGTGCGAAAGACACGGCGTGTAGGCGGATTTATTTCTGGTACCAATGAAGAGCCAGCAGCTTTAGCGCTGGATGTTGTAAGTAAAATTCACCGGCAGATGCAAGATAGTATAGAGAAAGGACCGGTTATTCGGGCGCAATTTGCAACGGGTGATCAAGTTCGGATTAAAGAAGGACCTTTTAGTGATTTTTCTGGTACGGTTGATAGCGTTAATGCTGAGAGAAGTCGGCTGACAGTTATGGTGATGGTTTTTGGACGCTCTACTCCGGTGGAGCTGGATTTCGGTCAAGTGGACAAAATATAACATGGGTAAAAAAGTCGTTGGTCTTATTAAATTGCAAGTCCCAGCTGGCGCGGCTACTCCGGCACCGCCAATAGGTCCGGCACTCGGTCAGCGTGGGCTTAATATTCAAGATTTTTGCAAGTCATTTAATGCGGCGACGGAAAGTAGTGAAAAAGGAATTCCTTTGCCGGTAATTATTACGTGCTACGAAGATCGTACATTTTCTTTTGTAGTCAAAAAGCCGCCGATGTCGGTGTTAATCAAAAAGTCATTAGGGTTGGAAAAGGGGAGCGGTAAGCCGCACATGGAAAAAGTGGGTAAGCTTACTCGCGCTGCCGCTGAAGAAATTGCGCGAGGAAAAATGTCGGATTTGAATACTGCTGATTTAGACGCGGCAGTGCGTGAAGTGGCAGGCACTGCGCGGAGTATGGGTGTGGAGATGGAGAATTAAAAGCATGGCAAAAATAGACAAACGATTACGCGATAAAGTTGTTCCAGAGAAAGGATGTTCGTTGGATGAAGCACTAGCTGCGGTAGTTGGTGGCAGTGGTGTGAAATTTGATGAGACTGTGGATGTCGCTGTTCATCTGGGTATAGATACAAAAAAATCCGATCAGGCAGTGCGAGGTGCAGTAGTTATGCCGGCTGGCACTGGTAAGACTGTGCGCGTGGCTGTTGTGGCCGCCGATGCGGATGCCGAATCAGCTCGTGAAGCTGGTGCTGACCGAGTGGGGTTTGAAGATTTGATTGAGGAAATTAAAGGCGGTAAAACAGATTTTGATGTTCTAATTGCTACGCCTACCTCTATGCGTCATCTGGCGGCAGCGGGCAGGGTTCTTGGTCCGCGTGGTCTAATGCCTAATCCTAAGACTGGTACCGTTGCGGCGGCACCTGCCGAGGCAGTTAAAAATGCTAAAGCTGGGCAGGTGCGTTATCGTGCTGACAAAGCGGGCATTGTGCACGCGCCAGTGGGTAAGGCG from Candidatus Persebacteraceae bacterium Df01 includes the following:
- the tuf gene encoding elongation factor Tu, which gives rise to MAKDKFERTKPHLNVGTIGHVDHGKTTLTAALTTILSKEYGGEARGYDQIDNAPEEKARGITINTSHVEYETANRHYAHVDCPGHADYVKNMITGAAQMDAAILVVSAADGPMPQTREHILLARQVGVPRIVVYLNKADMVDDEELLELVEIEVRELLTKYEFPGDDTPIVTGSALRALEGEDSDIGLGSIRKLAEALDTYIEEPERAVDGAFLMPVEDVFSISGRGTVVTGRIDRGKIKVGEEIEIVGIRDTAKTICTGVEMFRKLLDDGQAGDNVGLLLRGTKREEVERGQVMAKPGSILPHKKFEAEVYVLNKEEGGRHTPFFQGYSPQFYFRTTDVTGAVRLKEGVDMVVPGDNVSLTAELITSVAMEEGLRFAIREGGKTVGAGVVTKILE
- the secE gene encoding preprotein translocase subunit SecE, which gives rise to MTSAEKIKLWASAVLVIGSVYVAGYEISSGQAAARVGVLTVGLMLAATLVGFSDSGKAFFAFARSAGVEVRKVIWPSRQETVRTTGVVVMLVSLVMLFLWVVDFILSKMLDILAR
- the nusG gene encoding transcription termination/antitermination protein NusG; protein product: MNDIAENIVEKKWYAVQVLVGYEKSVRENLLERIDQHDLGGYFGDVLLPVENTLEIRQGKKKMTERKLYPGYLFLEMCMIPECWHLVRKTRRVGGFISGTNEEPAALALDVVSKIHRQMQDSIEKGPVIRAQFATGDQVRIKEGPFSDFSGTVDSVNAERSRLTVMVMVFGRSTPVELDFGQVDKI
- the rplK gene encoding 50S ribosomal protein L11 encodes the protein MGKKVVGLIKLQVPAGAATPAPPIGPALGQRGLNIQDFCKSFNAATESSEKGIPLPVIITCYEDRTFSFVVKKPPMSVLIKKSLGLEKGSGKPHMEKVGKLTRAAAEEIARGKMSDLNTADLDAAVREVAGTARSMGVEMEN
- the rplA gene encoding 50S ribosomal protein L1, with the protein product MAKIDKRLRDKVVPEKGCSLDEALAAVVGGSGVKFDETVDVAVHLGIDTKKSDQAVRGAVVMPAGTGKTVRVAVVAADADAESAREAGADRVGFEDLIEEIKGGKTDFDVLIATPTSMRHLAAAGRVLGPRGLMPNPKTGTVAAAPAEAVKNAKAGQVRYRADKAGIVHAPVGKASFTPADLKRNIESLLDSLKRAKPASSKGVYLRQLSLSSTMGRSVEPDIASYR